One genomic segment of Capricornis sumatraensis isolate serow.1 chromosome X, serow.2, whole genome shotgun sequence includes these proteins:
- the LOC138072012 gene encoding E3 ubiquitin-protein ligase RLIM-like — MESSDSDDEEDRVSVRHSGQIDRLAREDDYYRFVSDLSEEDYILMRDNNLLGPLGESTEEELQKRLQIMKENLQQNSDENTDRGDASDDVPSDDSPLDWLITFRQTENVTSEQKENQSWREQIQISANSDELRFSLEINLDLDDKNSNPENECVASAKLPRREDTEDSQRQVENPQSESLFTRPSTSEQDAMETLMEVPPTRSQRRPRSRSPDSRRTRARTDSWTPPRTLWELFQRMNEDIPSQTFKQPLISENDTFSRTGHEETLRQQMPGHELQNRGLIETSRTRNAVPGECYSDTTCSSESLEVRETNPTTPFNLEVGRVPCPVHCRACSQRDSRVSSTQLTSDSPNNTTTSESEQEELKPMFSHSEEASESAYVNTIRNPVHRILNTSLSDTTSVPTQSTLRQTMTGFSNSSSLMDSGSNLEHSVSPPSENMKRAESPNERNGPSGSSCRPSSASNASYDPDSNFTLISGSIPNYISSSHSTPMSNSSSSDEDSEISSQVFEDSEERSLSTGLSETRQEGRRMTPIIFDDSDSWSSLNLDQFFLQNEDDPYEPTGLTKAQIENLALRSFGENEAFKACSICITEYTAGNTLRILPCSHEYHDHCIDHWLSEHTTCPICRGPVVDPSEADNSM; from the exons ATGGAAAGCTCAGATTCCGACGATGAAGAAGACAGGGTTTCGGTCCGACACAGCGGTCAGATAGACCGATTGGCTCGAGAAGATGATTACTACCGATTCGTAAGTGATCTGAGTGAGGAAGATTACATACTTATGAGGGACAACAATTTGCTCGGCCCCCTAGGTGAAAGTACGGAAGAAGAGTTGCAGAAGAGGCttcaaataatgaaagaaaacctACAACAAAACTCAGATGAAAATACAG atAGAGGAGATGCTTCAGATGATGTGCCTAGTGATGACTCTCCACTAGACTGGCTTATCACTTTCAGACAAACTGAAAATGTGACAagtgaacaaaaagaaaatcagtcttggaGAGAACAGATCCAAATTAGTGCTAACAGTGATGAGCTCAGATTCAGCTTAGAAATAAATCTTGACCTTGATGATAAAAACTCAAATCCAGAGAATGAATGTGTAGCATCTGCAAAACTTCCCAGAAGAGAAGATACGGAAGACAGCCAAAGGCAAGTGGAAAATCCACAATCTGAGTCACTATTTACAAGACCATCTACATCAGAACAAGATGCAATGGAAACATTAATGGAAGTCCCACCGACTAGAAGTCAGAGACGACCAAGAAGTAGGAGCCCAGACTCTCGGAGAACGAGAGCAAGGACTGACAGTTGGACACCTCCACGTACACTGTGGGAACTTTttcaaagaatgaatgaagatATACCATCTCAGACTTTTAAACAACCTCTCATAAGTGAGAATGATACATTTTCTAGAACTGGGCATGAAGAAACATTGAGACAGCAAATGCCTGGACATGAGTTGCAAAATAGGGGTCTTATTGAAACTTCTAGAACTAGGAATGCTGTTCCTGGAGAATGTTATTCAGACACAACGTGCAGTAGTGAATCTTTGGAAGTGAGGGAAACAAATCCAACCACACCTTTCAATCTTGAAGTAGGACGAGTTCCTTGTCCAGTTCATTGTCGAGCATGTTCTCAGAGAGACAGCAGAGTTAGTAGTACTCAGTTAACATCTGACTCACCAAACAACACTACCACTTCAGAAAGTGAGCAAGAAGAACTGAAGCCAATGTTTTCACATTCTGAAGAGGCCAGTGAGAGTGCTTATGTCAATACCATCAGAAATCCTGTTCACAGAATTTTAAATACTAGCTTAAGTGATACAACATCTGTTCCAACTCAGAGTACATTACGGCAGACAATGACAGGATTTAGTAACTCAAGTAGTCTTATGGACAGTGGCAGTAACTTAGAGCATAGTGTCTCACCTCCAAGTGAAAACATGAAAAGGGCAGAGTCACCAAATGAAAGAAATGGACCTAGTGGTAGTAGTTGTAGACCTAGTTCTGCTTCAAATGCTAGCTATGATCCTGATTCAAATTTCACACTGatttcaggttcaatccccaatTATATATCTAGCTCCCATTCTACTCCTATGTCCAATTCTAGCTCAAGTGATGAAGATTCAGAAATTAGCTCACAGGTGTTTGAAGACAGTGAAGAAAGAAGCTTATCAACAGGCTTATCAGAGACCAGGCAGGAAGGTAGACGAATGACCCCAATAATATTTGATGATAGTGACTCTTGGTCCTCCCTTAATCTGGATCAGTTTTTCCTACAAAATGAAGATGACCCATATGAACCAACAGGACTTACCAAAGCACAGATTGAGAACTTGGCTTTAAGATCTTTTGGAGAGAATGAAGCATTTAAAGCCTGTAGCATTTGTATCACAGAGTACACTGCAGGCAACACACTACGCATCCTACCTTGCTCCCATGAATATCATGATCACTGCATTGATCACTGGCTGTCTGAGCACACAACCTGTCCTATTTGTCGTGGGCCAGTAGTGGATCCCTCTGAGGCAGATAATTCTATGTGA